In a single window of the Papaver somniferum cultivar HN1 chromosome 8, ASM357369v1, whole genome shotgun sequence genome:
- the LOC113301395 gene encoding auxin-responsive protein SAUR36-like, giving the protein MISMRKARGFKLRFRVCRVFKWVLRPRRKQSCGYKQLLRSYSSSFTNPTNHTRNKAIKKICNWGKSLKQGAKELCSPRKSTTPTKKNDYIRLGGSANPFQEDQKPIPKGHLAVYVGDKDDDYRRVLVPVFYFNHPLFGELLREAEKEYGFEHPGGITIPCQISEFENVKTRIAAGEIYRNSMLKHRLC; this is encoded by the coding sequence atgatcagtaTGAGAAAAGCGAGAGGATTCAAGCTGAGGTTCAGAGTATGCCGGGTTTTTAAATGGGTATTAAGACCCAGAAGAAAGCAATCATGTGGGTATAAACAATTACTAAGATCATATTCATCTTCATTTACAAATCCAACAAATCATACAAGAAATAAGGCGATCAAGAAGATATGCAACTGGGGGAAGAGTTTGAAACAAGGAGCAAAAGAATTATGTAGtccaagaaaatcaacaactccaACTAAAAAGAATGATTATATTCGGTTGGGCGGTTCAGCTAATCCGTTTCAAGAAGATCAGAAACCCATTCCGAAAGGACATTTGGCTGTGTATGTTGGTGATAAGGATGATGATTATCGTCGGGTTCTGGTTCcggttttttattttaatcaccCGTTATTCGGTGAATTACTTAGAGAAGCTGAAAAGGAATATGGATTTGAACATCCCGGTGGGATTACGATTCCGTGCCAGATTTCTGAGTTTGAGAATGTAAAGACTAGAATTGCTGCTGGTGAGATTTACCGGAATTCTATGCTAAAGCACCGATTATGCTAA